Proteins encoded by one window of Tunturibacter psychrotolerans:
- a CDS encoding isocitrate lyase/PEP mutase family protein, whose product MNSIHIDALRTILATKNGTLVPGAPNALAARIIVDLGFEAVYLTGAGWTNMHLGLPDLGFMDLSQLVDHTIAIRGVVDMPLIVDADTGFGNALNVAHTVRTLERAGASAVQLEDQVTPKRCGHFSGKELVRSEEMVNKVKAAVDARRENVVIIARTDARAVDGFEAALERASRYIEAGADMTFVEAPEELDEVSQIPTRLAVPQMLNMVVGGKTPIVGREQAAEMGFSLILYANAALQGAVQGMQTALRALRERGSLDEASGLVATFVERQRLVNKPQFDEMERRYAHA is encoded by the coding sequence ATGAATTCAATCCATATCGATGCCCTGCGAACGATACTGGCGACCAAGAACGGCACTCTCGTGCCTGGTGCACCTAATGCATTGGCGGCACGTATCATCGTCGACCTCGGGTTCGAGGCGGTTTATTTGACCGGCGCCGGGTGGACCAACATGCATCTGGGCCTGCCGGATCTCGGCTTTATGGATCTAAGCCAGCTCGTGGACCATACGATAGCGATCCGCGGTGTCGTCGATATGCCGTTGATCGTCGACGCTGACACTGGTTTCGGAAATGCGTTGAACGTCGCCCATACCGTCAGGACATTGGAACGTGCGGGAGCAAGTGCGGTGCAACTGGAAGATCAGGTAACGCCAAAGCGTTGCGGGCATTTCTCTGGCAAAGAACTTGTCCGCTCCGAGGAAATGGTTAATAAGGTCAAAGCCGCCGTCGATGCGCGGCGCGAGAATGTCGTCATCATTGCGCGAACCGACGCCCGAGCTGTCGACGGCTTTGAGGCCGCTCTCGAGCGCGCCAGCCGTTACATCGAAGCAGGCGCTGATATGACGTTTGTCGAAGCGCCCGAAGAACTTGACGAGGTCAGCCAGATCCCCACACGGCTCGCAGTTCCGCAGATGCTTAATATGGTCGTTGGTGGCAAGACACCTATTGTTGGGCGCGAGCAAGCCGCAGAGATGGGGTTCAGCCTGATCCTTTACGCGAATGCCGCCCTTCAGGGCGCTGTGCAGGGCATGCAAACCGCGTTGCGGGCGCTCCGTGAAAGAGGCTCGCTCGACGAAGCGTCCGGCCTCGTTGCCACGTTCGTTGAACGCCAGCGCCTCGTCAATAAGCCACAATTTGATGAGATGGAGAGACGCTACGCGCATGCCTAA
- a CDS encoding LysR substrate-binding domain-containing protein: MELRHLRYFCAVADWNGFNRAARALHTSQSSISAQIRDLEQEIGVTLFNRAQSRVSLTPAGEKFLEEARRLLAGADRAVDVAQRTARGEIGSLSIGFLIWGTGTFFPGVIRAFRELYPGVHLSLMEMMSVTQSEALLKGMIDVAFTRPLEPPYDRQLRSEMLYMDPLVAVLPAGHRQAGRPLQLAALADERFVVCDRSAAPTIFDKIIALCAQAGFVPKIAQTSNLISSVLTLIQAGEGVTLIPSSLQHFRFSDLAICPLTKPTGTIELVMAWSPERDDVVKTAFLDFIRSKKKFIRSSLKVESV, encoded by the coding sequence ATGGAATTGCGGCATCTTCGCTATTTCTGTGCGGTCGCAGACTGGAATGGATTCAATCGCGCGGCACGAGCGCTGCATACTTCTCAATCATCGATCAGCGCACAGATCCGGGATCTCGAGCAGGAGATTGGCGTGACACTGTTCAATCGCGCGCAATCCCGAGTGAGCCTCACTCCTGCCGGGGAGAAATTTCTTGAGGAGGCACGTCGATTGCTGGCGGGGGCCGATCGAGCCGTGGACGTGGCGCAACGCACGGCGCGGGGAGAGATCGGCTCGCTCTCGATAGGTTTCCTTATATGGGGAACCGGCACATTCTTTCCCGGTGTCATTCGCGCGTTCCGGGAGCTGTACCCCGGCGTGCACTTATCCCTGATGGAGATGATGTCTGTGACGCAGTCAGAGGCGCTCCTCAAAGGGATGATCGACGTGGCGTTCACGCGGCCTCTTGAACCTCCCTATGACAGGCAATTGCGTTCCGAAATGCTCTATATGGATCCGCTGGTAGCGGTGCTGCCAGCAGGTCATCGACAAGCAGGCAGGCCTCTCCAACTTGCTGCACTGGCTGACGAACGGTTCGTCGTGTGCGATCGAAGCGCAGCGCCAACGATATTCGACAAGATCATTGCGCTCTGTGCTCAGGCCGGATTTGTACCAAAGATCGCGCAGACGTCCAATTTAATTTCGAGCGTTCTCACTCTAATCCAGGCGGGGGAAGGTGTGACGTTGATTCCAAGCAGTCTTCAGCATTTCCGTTTCTCTGATCTGGCCATCTGTCCTCTAACAAAGCCCACTGGCACGATCGAGTTGGTCATGGCATGGTCGCCGGAGCGGGACGACGTAGTGAAGACGGCATTTCTGGATTTCATTCGCAGCAAGAAGAAGTTCATCCGAAGCTCACTCAAAGTTGAGTCAGTATAG
- a CDS encoding isochorismatase family cysteine hydrolase has product MTTAFIGLDYIHDIVHPDGKISHTAEHALSRGVIEKANRALAIARGKGWLTILVKVGFAKGYVDHPKHSPFFGRLHEIKALEMGSPGLDFHPDIRDELADLVIVKPRISAFYGTSLDAALRARKVDRVVVAGVSTAWAVQSTVRDAHDRDYEVYVLEDACAAATEAQHDSSMELLGAIAKVIRENDLEGLS; this is encoded by the coding sequence ATGACCACAGCATTCATTGGTTTGGATTACATACACGATATCGTGCACCCAGATGGCAAGATCTCACACACTGCAGAGCATGCACTTAGCCGCGGCGTAATCGAGAAGGCGAATCGCGCCCTCGCGATAGCTCGTGGCAAGGGCTGGTTGACGATTCTTGTTAAGGTCGGTTTTGCGAAGGGTTATGTCGACCATCCGAAGCACTCCCCGTTCTTCGGGCGGCTGCATGAGATCAAGGCGCTTGAGATGGGATCGCCGGGATTGGACTTTCATCCCGACATCCGTGACGAACTTGCTGACCTGGTGATTGTGAAACCGCGCATCAGCGCTTTTTATGGCACATCGCTGGATGCCGCGCTGCGCGCGCGTAAAGTGGACCGAGTAGTCGTGGCGGGTGTGAGCACAGCGTGGGCGGTTCAGAGCACGGTGCGCGATGCGCATGATCGCGACTACGAGGTGTACGTGCTTGAGGACGCTTGTGCGGCGGCGACTGAGGCGCAGCATGACTCCTCAATGGAGTTGCTGGGCGCGATTGCCAAGGTGATCCGAGAGAATGATCTGGAAGGTCTCTCGTGA